A genomic segment from Necator americanus strain Aroian chromosome III, whole genome shotgun sequence encodes:
- a CDS encoding hypothetical protein (NECATOR_CHRIII.G9571.T1), translated as MANAEVECIVRDTRELMLQIGTGERRVDEMIRRVNAVNEKMTCMREYQNIICTVNAFTVNGSRRAILLEELQRENRQILAYHEENRNLREAINESMETLGIVMARHRNVMARMNRISKQPSFKDVTKLFPEDIDDTAYDKERFRKLVDDLSGFMKGCEDTTSTDLQRLSQLLQENQVLREMLSTAAISTPSIKQTFAKAVVRWKAKQKERLTNGLPLDSDGDSGTDDDLNKTIFEASSAQKK; from the exons atggcGAATGCCGAAGTGGAGTGTATTGTGAGAGACACGCGGGAGTTGATGTTACAAATTGGAACCG GTGAGAGACGAGTTGACGAGATGATACGACGTGTGAACGCtgttaatgaaaaaatgacgTGTATGAGGGAATATCAGAACATAATATGTACGGTTAACGCATTTACTGTCAATGGATCAAGGAGAGCAATCTTGCTGGAGGAGTTACAGAGAGAAAATAGGCAGATATTAGCATATCAC GAAGAGAACCGAAATCTTCGAGAAGCTATAAATGAATCTATGGAAACATTAGGCATAGTCATGGCTCGACATCGCAACGTTATGGCAAGAATGAACAG AATTTCGAAGCAGCCGTCATTCAAAGATGTTACGAAGTTGTTTCCTGAGGATATTGATGATACGGCATATGATAAAGAACGATTTAG GAAGCTCGTTGATGACCTGTCTGGTTTTATGAAAGGATGTGAAGACACAACATCCACTGATTTGCAAAGGTTATCTCAACTTCTACAAGAAAATCAAGTTCTACG TGAAATGCTCTCAACAGCTGCTATCTCAACCCCTAGCATTAAGCAAACCTTCGCTAAGGCAGTAGTTCGAtggaaagcaaaacaaaaagagaggTTGACTAATGGATTACCCTTAGATTCTGATGGTGACAGTGGAACTGATGATGACTTGAATAAAACTATCTTTGAG GCATCTTCGGCGCAAAAGAAGTAA
- a CDS encoding hypothetical protein (NECATOR_CHRIII.G9570.T2), with amino-acid sequence MVNKKRPKQTSSRKSKAAPKINPFELKFNRLKHDVLGKKKGSVGVGHPGLSRKRAYEQRAKTIGVEHERLGKVNKIIDKRLGEKNKEITTEEKASLRFTAERVKHLKKGSKFNLTDDYDNHEDTLTHGGKALTSIQKYDKTIASDDEDDVGNIGADVVKVAHFGGGDLDSTTTAGEKLSRKDIIADLIARTKQARENKQNAKDDMETITEELDAKYLKILDKVKETFRPVGATKSEKVTKDDYDTLALTLKFDADARATPAERTKTAEELAAEEKLHLEELESLRIARMNAEKNKRGHVSVDADNISDGPKKKSKKDGFEVRFDSSGAFLDKDKVERVTKKKVAIDSDDELTDEEMEDENEEDLNDLIDESDDEKTKPVSKTDNDGEGKSDEEDEGGEEDESDEEDEDTENEDDEDNGSEIGVEQDEGAAEEQHHAFKEKKTSKTESNHSSIDKEDLNIPFVFGMPKNFDALVDLLNKFPSNKMEVVLERLIKCHHPSLAEGNKKLLSKLFLYLLRFFDDCSHSLPTETTVEMLGSLTKTMYSLLKFDVEFSVRCVRALIRQHWKKRMQSLTSPTSFSVIALLRLIASLFPVSDKWHPVCTPAMALAAVTLAKCHIQNLSVLARQILLVTVVADFVEESKRFVPEAVAFCQGALLMAVENEDNERAPSTAFPISMPHRRMLYIVENLPKDAAVEPLKFSEVFNDDECRLKDSDVNRCRVLRSLIAVVQKYRLIYAAHEHTFTATFTPFVDLLKRIPLARIPAVVAEEIEALTRSAEAECKARSRLTQLSRIVTEKSMLKMLEPRFEEGFDPERPRLSRDQRRKGPRAEKEKLQHLIKKERRGAIKELRKDASFLNRLERKETATKDRDRREKTKRLMGGLQSQQGEWNKELRESGKKKKK; translated from the exons ATGGTGAATAAAAAACGACCGAAACAAACATCAAGTCGGAAGTCGAAAGCAGCTCCAAAAATTAATccttttgaattgaaattcaatCGTTTGAAACACGAT GTGCTTGGTAAGAAAAAGGGCTCTGTTGGTGTCGGTCATCCTGGATTATCACGTAAACGTGCGTATGAACAGAGAGCAAAAACGATTGGTGTTGAACACGAGCGCCTAGGAAAGGTTAACAAG ATCATCGACAAACGCTTAGGagagaagaataaagaaattacGACCGAAGAAAAGGCTTCATTAAG GTTCACAGCTGAGCGTGTCAAACATTTAAAGAAAGGAAGCAAATTTAACCTAACGGATGATTATGACAATCATGAAG ATACGCTAACACATGGTGGAAAAGCTTTGACATCTATTCAGAAGTATGATAAGACTATTGCTTCTGATGATGAAGATGACGTTGGCAATATTGGGGCTGATGTG GTCAAAGTTGCACATTTCGGTGGCGGTGATCTGGATTCCACCACAACTGCAGGAGAAAAGCTTAGCCGTAAGGACATCATTGCTGATCTCATCGCACGGACAAAGCAGGCGCGGGAAAACAAGCAAAACGCTAAGGATGATATG GAGACAATTACTGAAGAGCTAGATGCTAAATACTTGAAAATCTTGGATAAAGTGAAAGAAACGTTCCGACCTGTAGGAGCTACAAAATCTGAGAAGGTTACGAAGGACGACTACGACACATTG GCATTAACTCTCAAATTTGATGCAGACGCTCGCGCAACCCCGGCTGAACGGACGAAAACAGCAGAAGAACTTGCAGCAGAGGAGAAGCTACATCTTGAAGAGCTAGAATCACTCAGGATTGCAAGAATGAATGCTGAG AAGAATAAGCGCGGTCATGTGTCTGTCGACGCAGACAATATCAGCGATGgacctaagaaaaaaagcaaaaaagacggGTTTGAAGTCCGTTTTGATTCGTCTGGTGCGTTCCTGGACAAAGATAAG GTGGAACGTGTTACTAAGAAGAAAGTCGCTATCGACTCTGATGATGAATTAACGGATGAGGAAATGGAGGACGAAAACGAAGAAGATCTCAACGATTTGATCGACGAGAGTGATG ATGAGAAAACCAAACCTGTATCTAAAACCGATAATGATGGGGAAGGAAAGTCCGATGAAGAAGACGAGGGCGGAGAGGAAGATGAAAGTGACGAAGAGGATGAAGACACTGAGAACGAGGATGATGAGGATAATGGAAGTGAAATCGGAGTCGAGCAAGATGAGGGAGCTGCCGAAGAACAACATCATGcgttcaaagaaaagaaaaccagtAAAACTGAAAGCAACCACTCTTCTATTG ATAAAGAAGATCTGAATATTCCCTTCGTTTTTGGAATGCCGAAGAATTTTGACGCGCTCGTGGATCTCTTGAACAAGTTCCCTTCGAACAAAATGGAAGTGGTCTTAGAAAG gctGATCAAATGTCACCACCCCAGCCTTGCTGAGGGcaacaaaaaattgttatcTAAGCTGTTTCTGTACTTATTGCGATTTTTCGACGACTGTTCACATTCTCTACCTACCGAAACCACTGTAGAAATGCTTGGATCTCTTACTAAAACAATGTACTCGCTCTTAAAA TTCGACGTTGAGTTCAGTGTCAGATGTGTTCGAGCGTTGATACGCCAACACTGGAAAAAGCGCATGCAAAGTCTTACCTCtccaacttctttttctgtaattgCTTTGCTGCG GTTAATAGCCTCACTTTTCCCTGTCTCCGATAAATGGCATCCAGTTTGTACGCCAGCTATGGCCTTGGCTGCTGTCACCCTGGCAAAATGTCACATACAAAACTTAAGTGTTCTTGCAAGGCAAATCCTTCTCGTTACTGTCGTTGCCGATTTTGTTGAAGAAAGCAAACG TTTTGTCCCGGAGGCTGTCGCATTTTGCCAAGGTGCTTTGTTAATGGCGGTTGAAAATGAGGATAACGAACGCGCTCCGTCTACTGCTTTTCCTATATCAATGCCTCATAGAAGGATGCTTTACATTGTCGAG aatctCCCAAAAGATGCTGCTGTTGAACCGTTGAAGTTTTCTGAAGTATTCAATGACGATGAATG CCGTCTGAAAGATTCTGATGTGAACCGATGCAGAGTATTGCGGTCACTTATTGCTGTTGTACAGAAATACCGCCTCATCTACGCTGCTCATGAACACACCTTCACTGCAACTTTCAC ACCATTTGTGGATCTCTTGAAACGAATTCCACTCGCTCGTATCCCAGCTGTTGTCGCAGAGGAAATCGAGGCCCTTACCCGTTCCGCGGAAGCTGAATGTAAGGCGCGCTCACGACTCACTCAACTGAGTCGCATTGTTACAGAAAAGAG CATGCTGAAAATGCTGGAGCCACGATTCGAAGAAGGCTTTGATCCAGAGCGGCCTCGCTTGAGCCGTGATCAAAGACGCAAGGGACCTCGAGCAGAAAAGGAGAAACTTCAACACTTGATTAAGAAAGAAAGGCGAGGTGCTATCAAGGAACTTCGCAAAGATGCATCATTCTTGAATAG ACTAGAAAGAAAGGAGACTGCAACTAAGGATCGCGACAGGCGAGAAAAGACGAAACGGTTGATGGGTGGACTACAATCGCAGCAAGGTGAATGGAACAAAGAGCTGAGAGAAagtggcaaaaagaaaaagaaatga